The Ictalurus punctatus breed USDA103 chromosome 15, Coco_2.0, whole genome shotgun sequence DNA window GACAGCTAAAAAAAAGAGCATGACAAAGAGGTGATATTGAGAACcgatatggagagagagagagagacaggagtgagagggacagagagacagaaagagagctgTTTTGCCCCTAAAGAACACAGCTACCAGAATGCAAGCACTCAACTACCCCCAGAACTCGACTACCCATGACAACTGAACTACCCACTAGAACACAACTACCTACCAGAACATGACTCCCCACTAGAACCCAATTTCCCATGGCACCTTCAATACCTCCCAGAACTTGTCTACCCACAGCAACTCAACTACACACCAGAATCCAACTACCCACTAGAACTTGACAATCTATGGGTAACAGAATTGGCAATCCAACAGAACCGGACTACCCACAAGAGCTGGtccctttcaaggtttcttcctcatgtcatctcatgGAGTTTTACATCATCATGGTCACCTCCAGACTGTTCATTAAGGATTTCGAATAGACACTGGAACTCAAATACCCACCAGAACTGGTACCGACTAGAGCTCGAATACCCATCAAATTTCAGTACTTGTGTACACAAAACAATGAGAGTACTGGAAGCACACAGATTGAAACACTGTAGTATTTGTGTACCTGGTTTTCAGGAGTTAGGCGCAGTGAGGAGTGAGGTGTGGTCTGTTGCCGTGCCAAccgttgttgctgttgttgttgctgttgttgttgttgacgtTGATTGTGGTTAGCCATCTCGGCCATCCTCCTCTCCATCTGCTCCAGTCTCTCCAGGATGGACATGCGGAACTGATTGTCTACacataaacaacacaacacgtgtgaggctgtgtgtgtgtgtgtgtgagaaagacatCTGATTTAATGTCATGGCAAGAGAAGGTGTTGACAGGTGACAAAGTTTTATCGCAGCTTAAAcaactatgcacacacacacgtgcgcacacacacacacccgtgtCCAGGAATCAAATAActttaaagaaaagaattacacaaataaatctctgtgcgtgcatgtgtgtgtgtgtggggggggggtctctCTAATCCCTCAATGGAAAATATTCACTCTGATCTTGCCTCAGTCATTCTATACACactagcactgtgtgtgtgtgtgtctggagcATTAAAAGACTAAGAGATACCCAATGCAACATGATCTACAGATCCAGGAACattaccccacacacacaccctacctATAGCATCTTCAGTGCTTTCTTCCATCTTCGAGTCTtcagggtacacacacacaaagtcacagcatcccacctgtctctctctctgtctgtctctctctctctctctatctgtctgtctgtctctctctctctatctatctgtctgtctgtctctctctctgtctgtctgtctctctctctctgtctgtcaacACACGCACAGACTTTTGATGTTAAATCAGGAGGATGAAGTGGGGACaggacatctcacacacacacacacacacacacacacagttaatatGGAAGCATAGTCACAGACATACAATAAGATTAAATGCAGTGCTGTAAGAAAACAaatctcactcacactcatatacacacaaagtTATAGAGCGAGAACAAACgcgtgggagagagagagagagagagagagaggtctgtTTTTCCTaaagataaaagaaagagaCCGTATTCCACAAGGAGGAGAAAGGGAACGCTCCACACACACGTCTGCTCACCAGCACGGAAAGTCCCGAATGAAGCCACTGAGGGggccctgagtgtgtgtgtgtgtgtgtgtgtgtgtgtgtgtgtgtgggtacaCATTCCTGTACCCAGACACAGCCTGCCAGAGATGaaagactgacagagagaggtgcagagagagacggggggaaagatggagggagggagagagagagagagacagtcctCGTAGGTTTAAATAGGTTGAGCCATGCTACAAAAATAGACTCTGGCCTGCACgctacatttacacacacacttaacatgCTACAAGTCTAGccagctaacatgctaacagCTTAGCATGCTGTCAGATGAACAAGTTAAGAGGTCAAAGGTTAACAAGCTAACATTATACAAATGAAATGTGCTAACTGGCTCATAAACATACTCTCAGGTGGAAAGGGTGAGTCAGGGGGTTAATAGGCTGATAATATGGAAAGGAATATGCTAAcaagctaacatgctaacagGGGacgagaggtgtgtgtgtgtgcacgcgcgtgcttgtgtgtgtcacagtgtcTCTGGGTGATGACAGTGGAAAATAGTTCCATCACATCagagactctgtgtgtgtgtgtgtgtgtgtgtgtgtgtgtgtgtgtgtgtgtgtggggaaaaatAATCCCCTGACCCCGCCCCATACACgttaaatgtataattttgtGTAGAATAATAAACTCCTTAATGTGTTTATTCAATACACAAAAATCTAACAAAAACTACAATGTCCTCATTAAATGCAATGATCTatgaatatacataaatatgcaaattagtaaatgcccacatactgtacatgttccTGTAATGCCTGAAAGcctaacatcactaacatcggCTAAATTAGCCAGGCCCTGTGGCTAAAAGTGTACAGGTAAAAAATCTGCATCAATAATAATTTGCATACTGAACTGTGATTAGTCCAAAGCTGTATTGTTTACTTAATGACATCACAAACCGAGCTCACATATAGCCCCGGCCCTGAATCAGTGCTATACAGAAACACGagaaagtttgtttttaaaatggaaaaaatgtgaCAGAAATCAGAATGATCTGTTCACAGAACACTctcatgtctctgtgtgtgtgtgtgtgtgtgtgtgtgtgtgtgtgtgtgtgtgtgtgcgtttgtgtgttcACCATCCAGAGAGAGCCAGTCCAGCTGTGAGCTCGGCAATGATGCTGCGTTTCGAGCTCGATACTCAAACAGCACAGATGATGACACGGCGTCAGAGTCCTTCATCACACGCAGAGCCACCAGACCTGCTTCAtgagctacacacacatacacacacacacaattacctGAAACTAACACCACACTAAGATTCATAATATCCATGTTAACCAGATGGTTTCTGCCTACAAGTCTGACTCCGCCCATACAGACCCCGAAGGGGGAGGGCTATCACcagtgtattttttatatatatatatatatatatatatatatatatatatatatatacacatacacacactatatatatatatgtacatatatacacatgtacataccTGGGCAGTAACAGCGCAGTACTCCAGGCTGTATGAGTGAAGCAGGTACTGTACTctgatcaaacacacacaagtaccTGCAGCTCATCTCTGACCAGGGACCTGTGATCAACACCTTCACCCCAccctgagagacagacagagggagagagagagagacagacacagacaaacagaaacaaacttTATCAGTGGTTGTGTACATGCTGAATTTAATTAAAGGTgttaaaactaaattaaaacattgcgtgtgagtgtatgtgagaatgtatatgtaatttggtatatatatgtgtgtgtgtgtgtgtgtgtctgtgtatatatatatatatatatatatatatatatatatatatatatgtatatatatatatatatatatatatatatatatatatacacacacacacacacacacacacatatatatatatatatatatatatatatatatatatatatatatatatgtgtgtgtgtgtgtgtgtgtgtgtgagaatgtgtaaCTGAATCACCTCTGGATACGACCACTCAGGTGAGAAATCGGTGATGCTAGCGAGACGCTGTGGCTCCTCCCCCACTccagagtgtgtgttggagtgtgtgtgtgtctgtgtgaggaGTGCATAGGGCAGGTAGGAGGTGGAGGGTGTCGGCTGGGGTGGGGCCATGTATCTGACTGGGTAAGTAGGTAGAGCAGAGGAGGAGTTTAAGCCTGTACAGGCAGAGTGGCTGTTTGCCTCCTCAGTGACGAGTTCAGATATCAGGTCGGGAAAGGTGGAGTCAAACGATAGCTCCACCCCATCTGTGTGCTGATGGGCGGAGCTGTCAGAACTGTGAGCTGTGTCCATGGGCATTTCATCACACTCTAATTCTCGCAGAATGGTTTGAGTTATGGGCGGGGACTTTTCCTCCTTCACCTGAACAGGGCTCACCTGTgcaatgagtgtgtgtgtatgcgagtgtgtgtgtgaatgtgtgtgtgcgtcagtgtgtgtgtcactgtttaTGAGCAGAGCTGGCTGGCTGAGGCTGTGGCGCAGGCCTCGCCCTGGAGGCCTCAaaccctgagtgtgtgtgtgtgtttgggtcatCATAAGATGAGCCTCCTCCTGAAGCCTTAGGCCCGCCCCCTGTCTATCACTTGGAAGCTGATTGGTATGCGGTTGTTTGGGCGAGAGCTGACTGAGTGGtagctgattggctgacaggtgGCTGGATATTGAGTGTTGTGAAGGCAACAGctggttgtgtgtgtagtttagtGACAGCAGAGTGGGTGGGGCATTTTCATCCTGTCCAATCAGAAGAGCTTGCCCATCACTGACAGAGCTTTGGCGGGTCACGTCCACTTGTGGTGAGGAGACCTGAGCATCTAGGGTGGGGCTTAGTGGGTGGGTCAGTGAATCAAGAGCCAATGAGGAGTCAAGACaaaggggagggagagagggggtggGACAAGAAGGAGAGAGTGAGTAAGAGAGCGAAGGAGACAGGGAGGCGGAGTTTGGCGTAGATGTGGGCggggaaagagaagagagagatgagggtggagAGGTTGGAGAAAGAGTCAATGCCAATGAAGGAGGCTGTGGAGAAGAGGAATGGGGTGGGCTCTGGGAGGAAGAGACAGAGTTAATCGTGTTGAGAGGGGAGAGGGAGGAGCCACCATAGGTTTGGCCCTGTTTGGGGCTGTTGAGAAAAGAATCAGGGTCAAAGTGCAGGGGCACAGAGAGGGAGGGGCTAGGTACAGAGCCGGTCTGTGTAAATGGCGGTGCCATTAAGGATGGCGAGGGAGAGGAGGGGCGGAGCATAGCACTGGGCTTGTCTGTTATTATGCGATCCGTCAATAGCAGTCCTCCAATCACAGGACTGGGCAGAAGAGTGAGGGAGAGCGTAGCCACACCCTGATTGGACGACACTGTGTGAGTTGGCACTGGGGCGGGGCTAGGAGGGGGCGTCTCCTGTTTGGTCGGGACAGGTGACAGGACTAGCCGACCTGCAGTATGTGTAAGTGACAGGTGCGCAGAACTGAGATCGCCTTTAGACTCCTCCCCTCCCCGGCCCAATGCagccgctgctgctgctgtcgtCATGACGATTACTGCATTCTGAGGCAGAGCTACTGTTGCCAGGCCGCCACGTTGGTCGCCATAGAAACCATTTCCATTGCCAAGGGCAATTGATGCTGCACAATGTGTTTGGGGCGGgctggaagaggaggaagagggcgGAGCAGAACTCCCATTGTCAAGGGCGACTACTGGGCTTGAGGGTTGGGTTTTCTCATTGGCCACACCTCCTGCAACAGAGTCCCCCACAGCTCCATCTCTGCTGGTGGCCCCACCTCCTGAGCTCTCATGGGTTAGGTTCTGGACTTCAGTGAGGTAGGGGGCAGGGCCACATGGCAGCTTTGGGGAGATGATCCGATGTTTTGTGCTGTTACACCGATGAGGAATGTTCATCCCAGAagaagctacacacacacacacacacagtgttagcATGggagtgtttgtgtatgtggtTTGTAAAGTTTTTGTAAGTGTACATATCTATGTTCTGTTTTACCATGGTTACAgaggcaggtgtgtgtgcgtggttgTGGTTTGGTCTGTTGTGACTCCAGAATCTGCTGCACGAGCTGCTCAATGGAAACCTCCGCCCCATTTCCACTGCTACACCATTTCATACtgtgaactacacacacacacacacacggtcacatATGGATTGGTCAGTCGGTCATGGTTCTGAGCTGTGATTGGTGACTTACACATGGGTTTAAGTTGTGAGAGCAGCTCCTCTCGGCTCCAGCGCAGTCCATCTCTGCGGTCAGTAACGGCACACAGAACCGGCCCACACGCCTTCCCACTGTCCTCTACATTTGGCACGTTCAGGTAGTGGACCAGCACAATGTCCGGgttctagacacacacacacacacacacacacacacacacacacaacaccactCTTTATGAATCTCGGATGTGGAACAGCAGATGTCCTCCGGATTGGGACAGGAAATATATCATAAGCACTAATGCTGAACAGAAATACTAACTACGGTCACATGACAAACTCTAGCtttcagtttaattttattaCAGTAAAGATGATTCAGTTACACAGGAGCTAGTCATGTGACTGCAGCTGGTCATGTGACTGCAACACTGACCTGCAGCAGCCAATAGCACCTCCTGTGGAATGTTGGGACAATGGAGGAATGGACATAACAACCATAGAGACActgccgagagagagagagagagagaaagggattaGTTcataactctgtgtgtgtgtgtttgtgtatgtgtgtgttgtatgcgcgcacatggtggcttagtggtttgcatgttcgcctcacacctccagggttgggggttcgattcccaccgtggccctgcatgtgcggagtttgcatgttcaccccgTGTTGAggaggggtttcctccaagtactccggtttcctccccagtccaaagaaatgcatggtaggcggattggcatgtccaaagtgtccatagtgtatgaatgggtgtatgaatcacTGCGCCCGGGGGCCAGTGATTCATAGTCGTCTTGACTCAGCCTTGCCACTGGATCATAGTGGTCACcgggaagtgagagtgaggccGATGCTGCGCAAGTCTTCCTTACTTTAATCcaattgtgtgtatatacatacatatgtatatatacacacagtatctcacatttttgtaaatatttgattatatcttttcgtgtgacaaaactgaagaaattttttaaaatttttaaaaaatttgctacaatgtaaagtagtgagtgtacagcttgtgtaacagtgtaaatttactgtcccctcaaaataactcaacacacagccattaatgtctaaaccgctggcaacaaaagtgagtacacccctaagtgaaaatgtccaaattgggcccaatgagccattttccctccccagtgtcatgtgacttgttagtgttacaaggtctcaggtgtgaatggagagcaggtgtgttaaatttggtgtcatcgttctcacactccctcatactggtcactggaagttcaacatggcacctcatggaaAAGAacactctgaggatctgaaaaaaagaattgttgctctacataaagatggcctaggctataagaagattgccaagatcCTGACaatgagctgcagcacggtggccaagaccatacagcgttttaacaggacaggttccattcAGAACAGGCCAATGTCAATGCTCAGACCATActccgcacactgcatcaaattggtctgcatggctgtcgtcccagaaggaagcctcttctaaagatgatgcacaagaaagctgcaaacagtttgctgaagacaagcagactaaggacatggattactggaaccatgccCTGTGggctgatgagaccaagattaacttatttggttcagatggtgtcaagcgtgtgtggcggcaaccatgtgaggagtacaaagacaagtgtgtcttgcctacaatcaagcatggtggtgggagtctcgtggtctggggctgcatgagtgctgccggcactggggagctacaattcattgagggaaccatgaatgccaacatgtactgtgacatactgaagcagagcatgatccccttccttcagagactgggccgcagggcagtattccagcatgatattgaccccaaacacacctccaagacgaccactgccttgctaaagaagctgagggtgaaggtgatggactggccaagcatgtctccagacctaaaccctattgagcatctgtggggcatcctcgaacggaaggtggaggagcacaaggtctctaacatccaccagatccgtgatgtcatcacagtGGAAAGGAAGAGGagtccagtggcaacctgtgaagctctggtgaactccatgcccaagagggttaaggcagtgctggaaaataatggtggccacacaaaatattgacactttgggcccaatttggacattttcacttaggggtgtactcacttttgttgccagcggtttagacattaatggctgtgtgttgagttattttgaggggacagtaaatttacactgttacacaagctgtacactcactactttacattgtagcaaagtgtcatttcttcagtgttgtcacatgaaaagatataatcaaatatttacacaaatgtgaggggtgtactcacttttgtgagataccatatatgtgtatgtgtgtgtgtgtgtgtgtgtgtgtatgtacctcAGTTCCCTGCACTTTGAGCTTCATGTGATCTTCCCGTGTGGTTTTCCCATCCTTCCGTTTCTTCCAGCAGTATCCATCCTTCCTGTACTGCACCTTCTTCCTGTTATACAGAATGATGGAGCCGTTCTGcggcctgacacacacacacccacagcgCAATCTTTATTACTGTGGTAACACTTCCACATCTGTCTTGGTAACtctggtaacacacacacagacacacacctggTTTTGAGCGTGCAGGAAAGCCACTCTTCATGACGGTCAAATGAGATAAGGTATGACGCAATCtcctgtaatacacacacacacacacacacatacaaagacatGTCATGTTTTTGATCACACTGCACATCATTCTGAGTCGTGGGTCTCAGTCATATCTATAATAAGAGTAATCTAGCCTGTACTGTATGCTGCAacgagtaacacacacacacctcgttGGTGTTCCAGCGGAGTCTCTCTTTAGGCAGTGTGTTTGTCCGAGGCAAACACTCCAACAGCTTATTGGGCAGAAACACCTTCATCTGACAATTattctctgtaacacacacacacacagtcctcaGTAATAAACCACACTCTGACTGAGTGACCAGCatatgtgtaggtgtgtgtatgtgaatgtatatgcacgtgtgtgtgtgtgtgtgtgtgtgtgtgtgtgtgtgtgtgtgtgtgagagagactgacCTGCCTCAGTGGTGGTGTCCTTATTGTTCATGGTGAGATACACTCACATACTCCAGCCTGAAGGGGGCAGTCACATACTCGCTAAtcacaacacagacacacacacacacacacacacacatacatacagagtgAAAGAAATAAGTGTTATTCTAATACAAGTCTCTGGTTGCTGAAACACTCTGTTGCCTGGATACCAgaaagtgagacagtgagacagaagaCTAACAGgtagagagagtcagacagacagcgaTAGAGACGGACAGAtgcagagacacagacacacagagagagtgacatcatcaccacaccagccaatcagcagcagtgCTGTAGCTACATCAACACCAGAAAGagaaactgaacacacacagtgttacaCTAATACTgctaatctcacacacacacacagtaacccaaCACCCAAGAGAGTGTGATGTTAATTAGCTAATGGAGAGATCACTGATCTTCATTAGAGAATGTtcagtctctctcgctctctctctctctcacagatacacacacactcccaccgTATAACacatcatcatctacatcaccctcatcatctacatcaccatcTTCTACATCACCAACATCTACATCACCATCTtctacatcaccatcatcatctacatcatcaccatcatcatctacatcaccatcTTCTACATCACCAACAtctacatcaccatcatcatctacatcaccatcTTCTACATCACCAACAtctacatcaccatcatctacatcatcaccatcatcatctacatcatcagcatcatctacatcaccattATATACATCATCACTATcataaccatcatcaccacctacatcatcatcaacatcaccatcatctacatcatcaccacctacatcaccatcaacatcaccatcatatacatcatcactatcatctacatcaccatcatcaccacctacatcaccatcaacatcaccatcatatacatcatcactatcatctacatcaccattatcaccac harbors:
- the camta2 gene encoding calmodulin-binding transcription activator 2; translation: MNNKDTTTEAENNCQMKVFLPNKLLECLPRTNTLPKERLRWNTNEEIASYLISFDRHEEWLSCTLKTRPQNGSIILYNRKKVQYRKDGYCWKKRKDGKTTREDHMKLKVQGTECLYGCYVHSSIVPTFHRRCYWLLQNPDIVLVHYLNVPNVEDSGKACGPVLCAVTDRRDGLRWSREELLSQLKPMFHSMKWCSSGNGAEVSIEQLVQQILESQQTKPQPRTHTCLCNHASSGMNIPHRCNSTKHRIISPKLPCGPAPYLTEVQNLTHESSGGGATSRDGAVGDSVAGGVANEKTQPSSPVVALDNGSSAPPSSSSSSPPQTHCAASIALGNGNGFYGDQRGGLATVALPQNAVIVMTTAAAAAALGRGGEESKGDLSSAHLSLTHTAGRLVLSPVPTKQETPPPSPAPVPTHTVSSNQGVATLSLTLLPSPVIGGLLLTDRIITDKPSAMLRPSSPSPSLMAPPFTQTGSVPSPSLSVPLHFDPDSFLNSPKQGQTYGGSSLSPLNTINSVSSSQSPPHSSSPQPPSLALTLSPTSPPSSLSSLSPPTSTPNSASLSPSLSYSLSPSCPTPSLPPLCLDSSLALDSLTHPLSPTLDAQVSSPQVDVTRQSSVSDGQALLIGQDENAPPTLLSLNYTHNQLLPSQHSISSHLSANQLPLSQLSPKQPHTNQLPSDRQGAGLRLQEEAHLMMTQTHTHTQGLRPPGRGLRHSLSQPALLINSDTHTDAHTHSHTHSHTHTLIAQVSPVQVKEEKSPPITQTILRELECDEMPMDTAHSSDSSAHQHTDGVELSFDSTFPDLISELVTEEANSHSACTGLNSSSALPTYPVRYMAPPQPTPSTSYLPYALLTQTHTHSNTHSGVGEEPQRLASITDFSPEWSYPEGGVKVLITGPWSEMSCRYLCVFDQSTVPASLIQPGVLRCYCPAHEAGLVALRVMKDSDAVSSSVLFEYRARNAASLPSSQLDWLSLDDNQFRMSILERLEQMERRMAEMANHNQRQQQQQQQQQQQRLARQQTTPHSSLRLTPENQSGPWFERRIVSVCERMMSGGRWGAGERLTHCVRHRGMTLLHLAAAQGYTHLIHTLIRWRTLNADSLDLEQEVDPLNVDHFSCTPLMWACALGHQSAAVLLYRWSSVALMIPDSLGRLPLAVARSRGHTRLARCLEELHTHTLLQSHTPEITHTHNQSHTLDMSPPPQLPLSPLSTSPDTGLSSSSSIPSPSDPPSPSPSSAYSSGSAPPTSPLSPPDPMDTSCDSSPCASPTPPLRCPTPKHMDTHFLLDSPPHSHTHSEHTHSHTHSSFEAELLSYSENAENEDYLPAEVLQVDMATLAEQIIEATPDRIKQEEFPRGAESPLRERWDNAAIHDTMPWLAPYLDTVDRCVCPTPQPPSPLSALALQRLRPPSSAAWAEFLNASANGRMERDFALLTLTDSEQRELYEAARIIQNAFRRYKGRRLKEQQDMAAAVIQRCYRKYKQYALYKKMTQAAILIQSKFRSYYEQKKFQQSRRAAVLIQQYYRSYKEYERIKQGGRTGTALSNKMKGSFLTKKQDQAARKIMRFFRRCRHRIKELKQNKELERRGLTT